In Archocentrus centrarchus isolate MPI-CPG fArcCen1 chromosome 16, fArcCen1, whole genome shotgun sequence, a single window of DNA contains:
- the LOC115794343 gene encoding zinc finger protein 208 isoform X1 gives MMLGLQGNAAKVYRCVACSATFTGLASLLVHQATHASPPSKVTSPAPTQPNISPHETLFASTDSSSEHLSPPTLLPDSPTPSFFICDCGEEFQDFGLMLEHKRSHISQIQLLQPLDSNIVLPSATDCAKDFPTQHVSFTPVTQSSLVLTCPSTSKSPAVELPTLTTHKADVSLEDDIAIVTTPQGQCAPPESDHEEQLQNMSPTAEQIPETVEETNFQENTNSVHSSEKGENLPKNDTLMKLLASAYMKHLPLPQCQNQNENTVVPKQEAVPVDITPGSKIEVPPINDLSIAQLRRLLAKPGIKTKAPSISRILESSKKRVVSLTKTLSPVVVLETRQKLMDPVGNGTYGRYQCGRCRRVFQNLDRLTEHHFLHKKERIKCCRRCKQLIIGRLPLPDNHVCPQFGNRAIQPSSSLKKFQFAQKIVPFHSLNNAKKVFFCPMCKHSYARRWNLKTHKCQGPRSALSRQINPSIQKMLALRSSNSHASVGVDEIIAASHNSKSIAVGTEVTGRIKVEVTSPNSEQSAVSQLAWARPAQNFFPFSLKSSAMEQHKDNSVCGNSLQQGEENSWDAEAANSEDSNEGQWTMPLDDEMEVFRSAEKGIDDEANNSLSVEHAEMESHGMRYFVRDGVKRYPCNRCQKTYSRASTLRRHLRLCGFRPRGFGTVAQSGSQGVITLNANNVKPMFSCFVCGKTFNRKDNMMVHRKRCQFQRTMADVERGTVQTSLPGNTSVDPASQTQEDDGGNWGIMSLPSVLPRRVTCECGVGFTSPRLLLEHLQKHAQESYTCPTCGETVNSWADYEVHLQIHMHPHHQLLKGLQPQRSQPLLIRFQQQQPQQQQPQQQQQQAQAVHPPPQKQSHPEPLPNPPKKQGRIVCTRCGNTFATRCSLRRHISWNRCKGARVTNQLANPPKSVHCSHCNTDFPNTISLIFHQRSGACKPAIKPVRCPVCLRWFGTVESLQKHLLTHKQSESYRCDVCQGTYPSLKSLKNHRRRIHRIMAGDTKPKTQEQLTT, from the coding sequence ATGATGCTTGGGTTACAGGGAAATGCTGCCAAAGTGTATCGCTGTGTGGCTTGTTCAGCCACTTTTACTGGACTGGCCTCCTTGCTAGTGCATCAGGCAACCCATGCAAGCCCACCCTCCAAGGTCACCTCCCCTGCTCCAACCCAGCCAAACATCAGCCCACATGAAACACTGTTTGCAAGTACGGATTCATCCAGTGAACACCTGAGCCCACCAACACTCTTGCCTGATAGCCCTAcaccttctttttttatttgtgattgTGGAGAGGAATTTCAGGACTTCGGTCTTATGCTGGAGCACAAACGTTCACATATCTCTCAAATACAGCTACTGCAGCCGCTGGATAGTAACATTGTTCTCCCTAGTGCAACAGATTGCGCTAAGGATTTTCCAACCCAGCATGTATCATTCACTCCTGTAACCCAGTCAAGTTTGGTCCTTACTTGCCCCTCTACCTCCAAGTCCCCAGCTGTTGAATTACCCACTTTAACAACCCATAAAGCAGATGTAAGCCTGGAGGATGATATTGCCATAGTAACCACTCCTCAAGGCCAGTGTGCACCCCCTGAAAGTGATCATGAGGAACAGCTTCAGAACATGTCACCCACTGCAGAGCAAATACCAGAGACTGTAGAGGAAACTAATTTCCAGGAGAATACAAATTCTGTTCACAGCAGTGAAAAAGGAGAGAATTTGCCCAAAAACGACACCCTTATGAAGCTGTTGGCATCAGCATACATGAAACACTTGCCACTCCCTCAGTGTCAGAATCAGAACGAAAACACAGTTGTCCCCAAGCAGGAAGCTGTGCCTGTGGATATAACACCAGGATCAAAAATAGAGGTGCCACCAATCAACGATCTTTCCATTGCACAGTTGAGGCGGCTGCTTGCAAAACCTGGTATAAAGACGAAGGCTCCGTCCATTAGCAGAATTCTTGAGTCCAGTAAGAAGAGGGTTGTCTCTCTAACTAAGACTTTATCCCCTGTTGTGGTTCTTGAGACCCGTCAGAAGCTCATGGATCCTgttggcaatggcacatatggGAGATACCAGTGTGGCCGCTGTCGTAGGGTCTTTCAGAACTTGGACAGATTAACAGAGCATCATTTCTTACACAAAAAAGAGAGGATTAAGTGTTGTCGCCGATGCAAACAGCTGATCATTGGGCGACTGCCTTTGCCTGATAATCACGTGTGCCCTCAGTTTGGAAACAGGGCTATTCAACCATCAAGCTCTTTAAAAAAGTTTcaatttgcacagaaaataGTGCCATTCCACAGTCTCAACAATGCAAAAAAGGTTTTCTTCTGTCCAATGTGCAAGCACAGCTATGCACGGAGGTGGAACCTCAAAACACACAAGTGTCAAGGTCCAAGGTCAGCCCTTTCTCGGCAGATCAATCCCTCAATACAGAAAATGCTAGCGCTGCGTTCCAGTAACAGTCATGCCAGCGTTGGTGTAGATGAGATCATTGCTGCGTCCCACAATTCCAAGAGCATTGCCGTGGGCACTGAAGTTACTGGCCGTATCAAGGTAGAGGTGACCTCTCCAAACTCAGAACAGTCTGCAGTTTCGCAGTTGGCCTGGGCCCGGCCAGCACAGAACTTCTTCCCATTCTCCCTGAAATCTTCAGCGATGGAGCAGCACAAGGACAACTCTGTGTGTGGCAATTCACTGCAGCAAGGAGAGGAAAATAGCTGGGATGCAGAAGCAGCCAATAGTGAAGATAGTAACGAAGGGCAGTGGACGATGCCCTTAGATGATGAAATGGAAGTGTTTCGCTCTGCAGAGAAAGGTATTGATGATGAAGCAAACAACTCTTTGTCAGTCGAACATGCAGAGATGGAATCCCACGGTATGCGTTATTTTGTCAGGGATGGTGTGAAACGTTACCCGTGCAACAGGTGTCAGAAAACCTACAGCCGGGCTTCAACTTTGAGGCGCCACCTGCGACTCTGCGGTTTCAGGCCACGCGGGTTTGGAACTGTTGCACAGAGTGGTAGCCAGGGTGTGATTACACTAAATGCCAATAATGTCAAACcaatgttttcctgttttgtctGTGGGAAGACCTTCAACCGCAAAGATAACATGATGGTTCATAGAAAGAGATGTCAGTTTCAGCGAACCATGGCAGATGTGGAAAGAGGGACTGTGCAGACGAGCTTGCCAGGCAACACATCAGTTGACCCAGCAAGTCAAACCCAGGAGGATGATGGAGGAAACTGGGGCATCATGTCACTGCCATCTGTGCTTCCAAGGAGAGTGACATGTGAGTGTGGGGTTGGATTTACATCTCCAAGACTTCTCTTGGAGCATTTGCAGAAGCACGCTCAAGAGTCATACACATGTCCAACTTGTGGAGAGACTGTTAATTCCTGGGCAGACTACGAAGTTCATTTGCAGATCCACATGCATCCTCATCACCAGCTGCTGAAGGGACTACAGCCACAACGATCACAACCACTGTTGATTCGatttcagcagcagcaacctcagcagcagcaacctcagcagcagcagcaacaggctCAGGCAGTGCACCCTCCTCCACAGAAGCAATCGCACCCAGAGCCACTACCAAATCCACCAAAGAAGCAGGGGAGGATTGTGTGCACACGATGTGGGAACACTTTTGCAACTCGCTGTTCCCTTCGAAGGCACATATCGTGGAATCGATGCAAAGGTGCACGGGTTACAAATCAACTTGCAAACCCACCCAAAAGCGTGCACTGTTCCCACTGCAACACTGACTTCCCCAACACCATCAGTCTGATTTTTCACCAGAGGAGTGGTGCCTGCAAGCCTGCCATCAAGCCTGTTCGCTGCCCAGTTTGTCTTCGATGGTTTGGTACAGTGGAAAGTTTGCAGAAACACCTGCTGACTCACAAACAGTCTGAATCATATCGCTGTGACGTCTGCCAGGGCACGTACCCAAGCCTGAAATCACTCAAAAACCACCGCAGGAGGATTCATCGCATCATGGCTGGGgacacaaaaccaaaaacacaagaacagcTTACTACTTAA